The following coding sequences lie in one Candidatus Dormiibacterota bacterium genomic window:
- a CDS encoding ribonuclease HII, which yields MKITPTRQAETELWQAGHRYVVGIDEVGRGALAGPVTAAAVILPEDCDLPMVADSKLLTHEERHKAAEAIKRTALAIGVGWVANGELDKSGLTWAVTTSGKRALASLGNGIDAVLLDGNHNYLSGAYSSRAIVGADGSCLCVAAASIIAKVARDSYMELLHRTYHLYGFAGHKGYGTKFHRAALAQYGPSPLHRYSYQPVRELSLVG from the coding sequence ATGAAAATTACGCCAACCAGGCAGGCAGAAACGGAGCTTTGGCAGGCAGGTCATCGGTATGTGGTGGGGATAGATGAGGTAGGCAGAGGTGCACTAGCCGGGCCGGTTACGGCTGCGGCCGTAATTCTACCGGAGGATTGCGATCTGCCTATGGTGGCCGACTCTAAACTGCTAACACATGAGGAGAGGCATAAGGCCGCAGAGGCCATTAAGCGTACGGCTCTTGCTATAGGTGTCGGGTGGGTGGCAAATGGTGAGCTCGATAAATCGGGTTTAACATGGGCAGTTACCACTTCTGGCAAGCGCGCGCTTGCAAGCTTAGGCAACGGTATTGATGCCGTACTTCTGGATGGCAACCACAATTACCTCTCTGGTGCATACAGCTCCAGGGCTATAGTTGGCGCTGATGGCAGCTGCCTGTGTGTAGCGGCCGCATCGATTATCGCGAAAGTCGCACGTGATTCATATATGGAGCTACTGCATCGCACGTACCACCTATACGGTTTTGCAGGCCACAAAGGCTACGGTACTAAATTCCACCGGGCGGCTCTTGCGCAGTACGGCCCCAGCCCGCTGCACCGGTACTCTTACCAGCCGGTGAGGGAACTTAGCCTTGTCGGTTGA
- the gatB gene encoding Asp-tRNA(Asn)/Glu-tRNA(Gln) amidotransferase subunit GatB, with protein sequence MSKYEAVIGIETHVQLATKSKLFCGCDNDSREAEPNVNICPVCAALPGSLPVLNGKAVELAIRAGLALNGEIPKQTKFDRKNYFYPDNPSNYQITQYDEPIVGKGKVELPGGKTVGVTRAHLEADAGKLVHPPGKDYSLVDLNRAGTPLMEIVSEPDMRTAGEAKAYAQELYHLMRYAGVSDCDLYYGNMRFDVNISLRLAGSKELGTRAEIKNLNSFRAVYGVVEYEAGRQAEVLDSGGKVEQETRGWNEDKQITFSQRSKEEAHDYRYFPEPDLPPIVVTDAMLAKAKAGLPDIMPNDVRSTLAELEVKKQDVEFLVEEALLAEKVFESRQHTQDPKRIIHIINWVANQFNDEFRGKTPDAKRLAQLADMFEDGIVSSTNAKNIFILMHEDSADPEELAEKHGYLQVSDEGELQTIVEQVIKNNPKPVQQYKSGDEKVLGFLVGQVMKESKGQANPPMVNDIIKKKLGDK encoded by the coding sequence ATGAGTAAGTATGAGGCAGTAATCGGCATAGAAACGCACGTGCAGTTAGCCACTAAAAGCAAGCTGTTCTGCGGGTGCGATAATGATTCGCGCGAAGCTGAGCCGAATGTAAACATCTGCCCGGTCTGTGCCGCCCTACCCGGTTCGCTACCGGTGCTAAACGGAAAAGCGGTGGAGTTGGCTATTCGGGCCGGCCTGGCTTTGAATGGTGAGATTCCCAAGCAGACCAAGTTCGATCGTAAAAATTACTTTTATCCCGACAACCCGAGTAATTACCAGATCACACAATACGACGAGCCAATTGTGGGGAAGGGCAAGGTGGAACTGCCCGGAGGCAAAACAGTCGGTGTTACCCGCGCCCATTTGGAGGCCGATGCCGGTAAGCTGGTTCATCCGCCGGGCAAAGATTATTCGCTGGTAGATCTGAACCGCGCCGGCACCCCGCTGATGGAAATCGTCTCTGAGCCCGATATGCGCACGGCTGGTGAGGCCAAGGCCTACGCCCAGGAGCTCTACCATCTAATGCGTTACGCTGGGGTGAGCGATTGTGATCTCTACTACGGCAACATGAGATTTGATGTAAACATCAGCCTAAGGCTGGCCGGCAGTAAAGAGCTGGGCACTCGCGCTGAAATTAAAAATCTCAACTCCTTCCGCGCGGTGTATGGCGTGGTGGAGTATGAAGCGGGGCGCCAAGCCGAGGTGCTGGATTCAGGTGGCAAAGTCGAGCAGGAGACACGCGGTTGGAATGAGGATAAACAGATTACGTTTAGCCAGCGCAGTAAGGAGGAAGCCCACGATTACCGCTACTTCCCAGAACCCGACCTGCCACCGATTGTGGTGACTGATGCAATGCTGGCTAAAGCCAAGGCTGGTTTGCCGGATATAATGCCGAATGATGTGCGCAGTACACTGGCAGAGCTTGAGGTTAAGAAGCAGGATGTGGAGTTCTTGGTGGAAGAGGCACTGCTGGCCGAAAAAGTCTTTGAAAGCCGCCAGCATACTCAGGACCCGAAGCGGATAATTCACATCATCAACTGGGTGGCCAATCAGTTTAATGACGAATTCAGAGGCAAGACCCCGGATGCTAAGCGCCTAGCCCAACTGGCCGATATGTTCGAAGATGGGATAGTGAGCAGTACTAATGCAAAAAACATTTTTATTCTCATGCACGAGGATTCCGCTGACCCCGAAGAGCTAGCTGAGAAGCATGGCTACCTGCAGGTATCGGATGAAGGGGAGTTACAGACGATTGTCGAACAAGTCATAAAAAACAATCCTAAGCCGGTGCAGCAATATAAATCTGGAGATGAGAAGGTGCTTGGATTTTTAGTCGGCCAAGTTATGAAAGAATCGAAGGGGCAGGCCAATCCGCCAATGGTTAATGATATAATCAAGAAAAAGTTAGGAGATAAGTAG
- a CDS encoding mechanosensitive ion channel domain-containing protein produces the protein MFDLSLVNLFGPLTNNLNDIIPKLPSALATLLIGLLVIRLLSWIASWLMGFVRMPRGLKGILGSLINALLMVGLVIIVLQSLNLNNLALIFSLAIGAIGLALGTGSSNLVSDVLGGIDLARDRDFNVGDQVIVGASKPEEQVEGIVESMDMRRTRLRTKDGRLHIFPNAVIERQQWVLVAKKKDLE, from the coding sequence GTGTTTGATTTGTCGCTCGTAAATCTGTTTGGACCGCTGACTAACAATTTAAACGACATTATACCCAAGCTGCCCAGCGCCTTGGCTACCCTGCTAATAGGTCTGCTGGTAATAAGGCTGCTTTCGTGGATAGCCTCTTGGCTGATGGGGTTTGTAAGAATGCCGCGCGGCCTCAAGGGAATCCTAGGCTCGCTGATAAACGCGCTACTAATGGTGGGTCTGGTGATTATCGTTCTCCAGTCTCTAAACTTAAACAATCTGGCTTTGATCTTCTCGCTCGCAATCGGTGCCATTGGCCTGGCGCTGGGTACAGGCTCTTCTAACTTGGTGTCAGACGTGCTGGGCGGAATCGATCTGGCCCGCGATCGCGATTTTAACGTCGGAGACCAAGTGATTGTGGGTGCCTCTAAGCCAGAAGAGCAAGTAGAGGGGATAGTTGAGAGCATGGATATGCGCCGCACCAGGCTGCGCACTAAAGATGGCCGCCTGCACATATTTCCGAATGCTGTAATTGAACGGCAGCAGTGGGTGTTGGTCGCCAAGAAAAAAGATCTAGAATAA
- a CDS encoding YtxH domain-containing protein: MGKKGHGRGLIKGTLFGAIVGSVAALLLAPKSGKETQADLKDQAKKIKKDMDQKLLELEGDLNGRIDSLKSAAKDLKGEAYEESQRLITKAEILKQDLKDSAGRLGKISNQAKDETMTDVKRLVNEGTAIMNELEKTTRQIIRAARDKAIDEKRSDKKK; this comes from the coding sequence ATGGGGAAAAAGGGACATGGCAGAGGATTAATTAAGGGCACATTGTTTGGTGCTATAGTCGGTTCGGTAGCGGCTTTACTGCTAGCACCGAAAAGCGGCAAGGAGACTCAGGCCGATCTTAAAGACCAAGCAAAAAAGATAAAAAAGGACATGGATCAAAAGCTACTTGAGCTGGAGGGAGATTTAAACGGGCGGATAGACAGCCTTAAAAGTGCCGCTAAAGACCTGAAGGGCGAGGCTTATGAGGAAAGTCAGCGTTTAATCACTAAAGCCGAAATCTTAAAGCAGGATCTTAAGGATTCAGCCGGACGCCTGGGCAAAATCAGTAACCAAGCCAAAGACGAAACCATGACAGATGTAAAAAGGCTGGTAAATGAAGGAACGGCTATTATGAATGAGTTAGAAAAGACAACCCGGCAGATTATCCGTGCAGCCCGCGATAAGGCGATTGATGAAAAGCGATCTGACAAGAAAAAGTAG
- a CDS encoding DNA polymerase III subunit alpha: protein MTKATAAAPKTKAPVGFVHLHNHSHYSLLDGLQKVPQMLDRVKEQGMSAVALTDHGNMSGTVEFYKEAKARDIKPIIGMEAYVAVRGMGDKQSRLDSNPYHLILLAKNYQGYLNLMRLSTMAHLEGFYYRPRIDRPLLAKYKEGLIALSGCASGEVARHILNGSMKEAEDTINWYKETFGEDYYLELQDHEEWEPQKQINKGLIELSKKTNVPLVVTADSHYTNELDREAHEILLCVQTGRTIGDTDRMEMEMALFVSSPEEIAERWQHLSEAIANTAVIAEKCNVELELGKILLPHFEVPTKQTEGEYLSELCWQGLMWRYGGIAKEDTGLVTEAKARKALPKEVVERADYELGVISKMGFESYFLIVADFINWGKNRGIIFGPGRGSAAGSIIAYGLNITDLDPLKFNLLFERFLNPDRISMPDIDIDMQDTRRGEVIAYVTEKYGQDRVAQIITFGTMAARAAVRDTGRALGMAYAEVDAIAKLVPQPVQGRHVPLLKSAKDNPEFRAEYESNPRAKRLIDLASRLEGTIRSNGVHAAGVVIAPDEITKYTPLQRAQKGGTSTQYDMWPIEDLGLLKMDFLGLSNLTIIKNTLRIVKRVHNTNIDIAEIPIDDIKTYELLARGDTTGVFQLESAGMKRYIRELKPNRFDDIVAMVALYRPGPMQWIDDFIARKHGRRQIEYLHPTMESALKSTYGVVVYQEQVMQIAKEMSGFTGGQADTLRKAIGKKIPSVMAKMKTEFIEGAIKVSQVDRQVVEDFWLNLEDFAAYCFNKSHAACYAMIAYQTAYLKAHYPAAFMAALMTSDHGDIDRIAIEVAECQRMGIKILPPSVNESFLEFGVIPETGDIRFGLSAIKNVGTGAIEAILAVREAERFKSIEDFAKRVPVTETNRKVWESLIKSGAMDDFGERGQLLHNLDSIMSYASKAQKNALSGQIDIFGSLGIEDAAPALRMDLPPETLSPREQLSWEKELLGLYLSHHPLDDYEAYLTDHTVPIKVLTVEMEGKAVTIGGIITTVRKITTKNNAMMAFVGLEDKSGESLELIVFPRAYEAQPDLWEADKVIKVAGKISTKDRDGRVGTEIKVMVDRAELIDYDAAKSHKPSAKPKAEAKPPEAEVKAKPEVLVIRLAKMTDTGILTTIKDILMKYPGANPTCLVLPGDPPKKLILPFKVTFDSNLVQELKEAIADGEIARFQA, encoded by the coding sequence GTGACTAAAGCCACAGCAGCGGCGCCTAAAACTAAGGCGCCAGTAGGGTTTGTTCATCTTCATAACCATAGTCACTACAGCCTTCTGGATGGGCTGCAGAAGGTTCCGCAAATGCTTGATAGGGTAAAAGAGCAGGGGATGAGCGCTGTGGCTCTGACCGATCATGGAAATATGAGCGGTACTGTGGAATTCTACAAGGAGGCCAAGGCCCGGGACATTAAACCCATCATTGGCATGGAGGCCTATGTAGCCGTGCGCGGTATGGGCGATAAGCAGAGCCGGCTCGATTCCAACCCCTACCACTTAATTCTACTAGCCAAGAACTACCAGGGCTATTTGAATTTAATGCGTCTTTCCACCATGGCCCACCTGGAGGGTTTTTATTACCGCCCTCGCATCGATCGCCCGCTGCTGGCTAAATACAAAGAGGGTCTCATAGCACTCTCTGGCTGTGCTTCGGGTGAGGTTGCCCGACATATCCTGAATGGCTCTATGAAGGAGGCCGAAGATACTATTAATTGGTACAAGGAGACCTTTGGCGAAGATTACTACTTGGAGCTGCAAGACCATGAGGAGTGGGAGCCGCAGAAGCAGATTAATAAAGGGCTGATCGAACTTAGCAAAAAGACCAACGTGCCGCTGGTGGTTACGGCCGACAGCCACTATACCAATGAACTTGATCGCGAGGCGCACGAGATACTGCTGTGCGTGCAGACCGGCCGCACCATTGGCGATACCGACCGAATGGAGATGGAAATGGCCCTGTTCGTTTCCTCGCCCGAGGAGATCGCAGAGCGCTGGCAACACCTCTCTGAGGCCATAGCCAATACCGCGGTTATTGCAGAAAAATGCAATGTCGAACTAGAACTGGGCAAGATCTTACTGCCGCACTTTGAAGTGCCTACCAAGCAGACCGAAGGCGAGTACTTAAGCGAACTGTGCTGGCAGGGGCTTATGTGGCGCTATGGCGGCATAGCCAAAGAAGATACAGGTTTGGTAACAGAGGCCAAAGCCCGCAAGGCTCTGCCCAAAGAGGTAGTGGAGCGGGCCGATTATGAGCTGGGTGTTATTAGTAAGATGGGTTTTGAAAGCTACTTTTTGATCGTAGCCGATTTTATTAACTGGGGGAAAAACAGGGGAATCATCTTCGGCCCAGGGCGCGGTTCGGCAGCCGGTTCTATAATCGCATATGGCCTAAATATCACAGACCTCGATCCGCTCAAGTTCAATTTGCTGTTTGAGCGGTTTTTGAACCCCGATCGTATCAGCATGCCTGATATAGATATTGATATGCAGGATACCCGGCGCGGTGAGGTGATTGCCTATGTGACAGAAAAGTACGGCCAGGATAGGGTGGCGCAGATTATTACCTTCGGCACCATGGCCGCCCGCGCCGCCGTGCGCGATACCGGCCGTGCACTGGGCATGGCTTACGCTGAGGTCGATGCAATTGCTAAACTAGTACCCCAGCCGGTACAGGGCCGGCACGTGCCGCTTTTGAAATCGGCCAAGGATAATCCGGAGTTTAGGGCCGAGTACGAATCTAACCCTCGGGCCAAACGCTTGATCGATCTAGCCAGCCGACTGGAGGGCACTATTCGCTCTAACGGCGTGCATGCAGCCGGTGTGGTAATAGCGCCGGATGAAATCACCAAATACACACCATTGCAAAGGGCGCAAAAGGGCGGCACTTCCACCCAGTATGATATGTGGCCAATAGAAGACCTTGGCCTCTTAAAGATGGATTTCTTGGGCCTCTCCAACCTCACGATTATTAAGAATACGCTTAGAATAGTTAAGAGGGTTCATAATACTAATATAGATATCGCTGAAATACCGATTGATGATATTAAAACCTATGAGCTACTGGCCCGCGGCGATACCACCGGTGTGTTCCAGCTGGAATCAGCCGGCATGAAGCGCTATATTCGCGAACTTAAGCCAAACCGCTTCGATGACATTGTGGCCATGGTGGCACTTTACCGCCCCGGCCCTATGCAGTGGATCGATGATTTTATTGCCCGTAAGCATGGCCGGCGCCAAATTGAGTACTTGCATCCTACTATGGAATCGGCCCTGAAGAGTACATACGGTGTGGTGGTCTACCAAGAGCAGGTAATGCAGATTGCTAAGGAAATGAGTGGTTTTACTGGCGGCCAGGCCGACACTCTGCGCAAAGCCATTGGTAAAAAGATTCCTTCTGTCATGGCCAAGATGAAAACCGAGTTCATAGAGGGGGCTATTAAGGTCTCTCAAGTCGATCGCCAGGTAGTGGAGGATTTTTGGCTCAATCTCGAAGACTTTGCCGCCTACTGCTTTAATAAATCGCATGCCGCCTGCTACGCTATGATCGCCTACCAAACAGCCTACCTAAAAGCCCACTACCCGGCCGCTTTTATGGCAGCCCTTATGACGAGTGACCATGGCGATATAGACCGCATTGCAATAGAAGTGGCCGAGTGCCAGCGGATGGGCATTAAGATCCTGCCGCCAAGTGTTAATGAGAGTTTCCTGGAATTCGGCGTTATCCCAGAAACAGGCGATATTCGCTTTGGCCTGAGTGCTATTAAGAATGTCGGTACAGGTGCAATCGAGGCGATTCTAGCGGTACGCGAGGCTGAGCGTTTTAAATCGATCGAAGATTTTGCCAAAAGGGTGCCGGTTACAGAAACAAACCGTAAGGTTTGGGAGAGTTTGATAAAATCCGGCGCCATGGACGATTTCGGTGAGCGCGGCCAGCTACTGCACAACCTGGATTCCATTATGTCGTATGCCTCCAAAGCGCAGAAGAACGCGCTCTCTGGGCAGATCGACATTTTCGGTTCGCTGGGTATCGAGGACGCCGCTCCTGCTCTGCGTATGGATCTGCCGCCCGAGACCCTTTCACCCCGTGAGCAGCTGAGCTGGGAGAAGGAGCTATTAGGACTCTACCTTTCGCACCACCCCCTGGATGATTACGAGGCCTACCTTACAGACCACACTGTGCCAATCAAAGTCCTGACGGTAGAAATGGAGGGTAAGGCTGTGACCATCGGCGGTATTATTACGACGGTGCGTAAGATTACGACAAAAAATAATGCCATGATGGCCTTTGTGGGTCTAGAGGATAAGAGCGGGGAGAGCCTGGAACTGATTGTGTTCCCCCGTGCATACGAGGCCCAACCGGATTTGTGGGAGGCAGATAAGGTTATTAAGGTAGCCGGTAAGATCAGCACCAAAGACCGCGACGGGCGAGTGGGTACAGAGATAAAGGTAATGGTAGATCGGGCCGAACTGATAGATTACGACGCGGCTAAAAGTCATAAACCTTCTGCTAAGCCCAAGGCCGAAGCCAAGCCGCCCGAAGCGGAAGTAAAGGCAAAGCCTGAGGTGTTGGTAATTCGTCTAGCCAAAATGACCGATACCGGCATTCTGACCACAATTAAAGATATTCTAATGAAATATCCGGGTGCCAACCCCACCTGTCTGGTACTGCCGGGTGATCCGCCCAAAAAGCTGATACTACCTTTTAAAGTCACGTTCGATAGCAATCTGGTTCAGGAGCTGAAAGAGGCAATTGCTGATGGTGAGATTGCTCGCTTCCAGGCTTGA
- a CDS encoding DUF5665 domain-containing protein → MKSDLTRKSRPSAEDYEKLGRAIESTLVNDYINLLGNTRRQIWGAFVRGLLTGFGGVIGATVMIALLLYVLDLAGALPVIGQFFKDLVQTIQR, encoded by the coding sequence ATGAAAAGCGATCTGACAAGAAAAAGTAGGCCTTCGGCCGAGGATTACGAGAAGCTGGGTCGGGCAATAGAATCGACCTTGGTGAACGATTACATCAATCTCTTGGGCAACACGCGCCGGCAGATTTGGGGTGCCTTTGTACGAGGCCTGCTTACCGGCTTCGGCGGTGTTATAGGCGCTACGGTAATGATAGCTCTGCTTTTATATGTACTTGATCTGGCCGGCGCCCTGCCAGTAATCGGCCAGTTCTTTAAAGACCTAGTCCAAACAATTCAGCGTTAG